A single Plasmodium yoelii strain 17X genome assembly, chromosome: 10 DNA region contains:
- a CDS encoding PIR protein encodes MSYKECKLINDIDTYFFDDLNNPREDISGSFLSVYCPDNNCSSDEEKIISGFIMLLNNLEIVESDKIFEYAILWLSYKLNQKKENGITTLNAFYTKHIETNDFYKDKISNDNDNNINMDFIEKKIRSMDIDIKDISNFYDAFKSLCNMYSEISEKTNTECNKCLENAGEFFEKCEKVKNVFDITKGSSYLQLWLSLSKDYKNFEQIYNSLVCDNSSQLVACRRSSVTKNTLISIAIIFVAASILLGVSYKYSLFGFRKRSKKQHLREMLKK; translated from the exons ATGTCTTATAAAGAg TGTAAATTAATTAATGATATtgatacatatttttttgatgatCTGAACAACCCGAGAGAAGATATTTCTGGAAGTTTTTTAAGTGTGTATTGCCCTGATAATAACTGTAGTAGTGATGAAGAAAAGATTATCTCTGGTTTTATAATGTTACTAAATAATCTTGAAATTGTAGAAAGTGATAAAATTTTTGAATAcgctattttatggttaagttataaactaaatcaaaaaaaagaaaatggaaTCACCACATTAAACGCTTTTTATACTAAACATATAGAAACAAATGATTTTTATAAGGATAAAATAtctaatgataatgataataatattaatatggattttatagaaaaaaaaataagatcgatggatattgatattaaagatatatctaatttttatgatgcatttaaatcattatgcaACATGTATAGTGAAATTAGTGAAAAAACAAATACTGAATGCAATAAATGTTTAGAAAATGCTGgagaattttttgaaaaatgtgaaaaagttaaaaatgtttttgatATTACTAAAGGAAGTTCTTATTTACAACTATGGTTAAGTTTATCAaaagattataaaaattttgaacaaatatataatagtttAGTATGTGATAATTCCTCACAACTTGTAGCTTGTCGACGAAGTTcagtaacaaaaaatacactaatttcaattgcaattatatttgttgcagcatcaattttattgggagtttcttataag tattcgttatttggttttcggaaacgatctaaaaaacaacatttaagagaaatgctaaaaaagtaa
- a CDS encoding PIR protein, with amino-acid sequence MTDYMCGRFKLLRIYFPDELNRSTSYDFHGLGNIQNYCPTVGSGNNKKCNTNLDKIKAGCLWLFEQNIINNTDSLSKEQIEIIITYIMTWLSYKLNQNSPEKFLKFKDFYTNHIENNTDYNNCKKKIKNNNYEDCSNKLKEKMGYKNFKEFIEAKKCLMDIDIKDMSKFYEALKLLCIMYTEYNADKSNCTKCLGDANNFVVKYDQLNKDHSITKDGLYNKLFSTLSTDYNSLKDICNDTSTFPPINTTQVSVTNSVDNTVQGFEATSSNPSIISKLIPVLSILVAIAIFLGISYKYSLFGFRKRPQKQYLRKKLKK; translated from the exons ATGACTGACTACATg TGTGGAAGGTTTAAGCTTTTGAGAATATATTTCCCCGATGAATTAAACAGATCTACAAGTTATGATTTTCATGGTTTAGGGAATATTCAGAATTATTGCCCTACTGTAGGTTCAggaaacaataaaaaatgcaaTACTAatctcgataaaattaaggctggatgtttatggttatttgaacaaaatattattaataatactgATAGTTTAAGTAAAGAACAGattgaaattattattacatacaTTATGacatggttaagttataaactaaATCAAAATTCACCTGAAAAATTCCTCAAATTTAAAGATTTTTATACTAatcatatagaaaataatacggattataataattgtaaaaaaaaaataaaaaataataattatgaagattgtagtaataaattaaaagaaaaaatgggATATAAGAATTTTAAGGAGTTCATAGAAGCAAAAAAATGTTTGATGGatattgatattaaagatatgtctaaattttatgaggcacttaaattattatgtataatGTATACTGAGTATAATGCAGACAAGTCAAATTGCACAAAATGTTTGGGAGATGCAAATAACTTTGTTGTAAAATATGACCAGCTTAACAAAGATCACAGCATTACTAAAGATGGTCTctataataaactattttCTACATTATCAACTGATTATAATAGCTTAAAAGATATATGTAACGATACTTCAACCTTTCCACCGATAAATACAACACAAGTTTCTGTAACAAATTCTGTAGATAATACTGTACAAGGTTTTGAAGCTACATCATCAAATCCGTCGATAATaagcaaattaattccagttttatcgatattagttgcaatagcaatttttttaggaatttcttataag tattcgttatttggatttcggaagcgacctcaaaaacaatatttaagaaaaaaactaaaaaaataa
- a CDS encoding PIR protein, with amino-acid sequence MDNRLCGPFNVLRNYLPDELDNSAKYEFDKNEYLKKYCPNGDSDKKCETDLDKIKAGFLCLFEQIIVNNIDNLSKEEVKVFIIYIMIWLNYMLNLKKVNDTNNLNEFYIKYTEKNTDYEYCKTDGIDCDSALKNQLGYDNFTEIINERKDLLNIKFKDPSKVYDLFKLLCNMYYDVNGGDSNPENQLKIANQFFEKYKELNGYSDITEDSPYYQVLSTLSNDYNNIINECSNCQSSNFPSFLTYSRRSVIKNTLISIAFIFASVSIFLGIAYKYSLFGFRKRFQKQQLREKLKNIKKRMNH; translated from the exons ATGGATAATCGCCtg tgtggaCCATTCAATGTATTGAGAAACTATTTACCCGATGAATTAGATAATTCTGCAAAATAcgaatttgataaaaatgagtATCTTAAGAAATATTGTCCTAATGGAGATTCAGATAAAAAATGTGAGACTGatctcgataaaattaaggctggatttttatgtttatttgaacaaattattgttaataatattgataatTTAAGTAAAGAAGAGGTTAAAgtgtttattatatacattatgatatggttaaattatatgttaaacctaaaAAAAGTTAATGACACCAACAACTTAAATgagttttatattaaatatacagAAAAAAATACGGATTATGAATATTGTAAAACAGATGGTATTGATTGTGATAGTGCATTAAAAAATCAACTAGGATATGATAATTTTACGGAAATCATAAATGAAAGAAAGGATTTGTtgaatattaaatttaaagatCCTTCTAAAGTTtatgatttatttaaattattatgtaatatgTATTATGATGTTAATGGAGGCGATTCAAATCCCGAGAATCAATTAAAAATAGCTAAtcaattttttgaaaaatataaagaacttAATGGATATTCTGATATTACTGAAGATAGTCCCTATTATCAAgtattgtctacattatcaaatgattataataatattataaacgAATGTAGCAATTGTCAATCTAGTAATTTTCCATCATTTCTAACATATTCACGAAGATCAGTAATAAAAAACACACTAATTTCAAttgcatttatatttgctTCAGTATCAATTTTCTTGGGTAttgcttataag tattcgttatttggatttcggaaacgatttcaaaaacaacaattaagagaaaaactaaaaaatataaagaagagaatgaatcattaa
- a CDS encoding PIR protein, which yields MNDDVCKTLQDVKEWFLDKLGSNGHYQLIKVEDLEKYCIDGCDTNFDKINAGCLYLLDQFYKDSGIAPSPSKSNPNVVDNIFIWLSYMLNLNKTNKHDNMQYFYDNYIKQRSTYKVYINELSGYENYKDLIDTRKYLLNMDSNIVSKFYEALNLLCNLYNELDYNNKNCENYLDNSEFLKKYQELEQDTSITGNKSYKEILSTLSTDYDGFKRGCNSILSSLSAETKDKPGLTPGLISGQDSGLYLGLDYGQESEPNSESSSEATSSSSSITSKLIPVLLILGAIPIFLGIAYKYSLFGFRKRVQKHLREKLKK from the exons atgaatgacgatgtg tgtaaaaCGCTACAGGATGTAAAGGAATGGTTTCTTGATAAATTGGGCAGTAATGGTCACTATCAACTTATAAAGGTTGAAGATCTCGAAAAGTATTGTATTGATGGATGTGATACTaatttcgataaaattaatgctggatgtttatatttgttggatCAATTCTATAAGGATTCTGGTATAGCTCCCTCTCCTTCAAAAAGTAACCCCAATGTtgttgataatatttttatatggttaagttatatgttaaacctgaACAAAACTAATAAACATGACAATATGCAgtatttttatgataattacaTAAAGCAACGTAGTACGTATAAGGTgtatataaatgaattatCTGGTTATGAGAattataaggatcttatagataCTAGAAAGTATTTGTTGAATATGGATAGTAATATtgtatctaaattttatgaagcaCTTAATTTATTATGTAATTTGTATAATGAACTTgattataacaataaaaattgcGAGAATTATTTGGATAATAgtgaatttttaaaaaaatatcaagaaCTTGAGCAAGATACTAGTATTACTGGAAATAAGtcatataaagaaatattgtctactttatcaactgattatGATGGTTTTAAAAGGGGATGTAACAGTATTTTATCCTCTCTATCGGCAGAAACAAAAGATAAGCCTGGACTAACTCCTGGACTAATTTCTGGACAAGATTCTGGACTATATTTGGGATTAGATTATGGACAAGAATCTGAACCCAATTCTGAATCGAGTTCTGAAGctacatcatcaagttcgtcgataacaagcaaattaattccagttTTATTGATACTTGGTGCAATACCAATTTTTTTGGGAAttgcttataag tattcattatttggatttcggaaaagagttcaaaaacatttaagagaaaagctaaaaaaataa
- a CDS encoding PIR protein, translated as MNKQVCEKFKNLTANLEYDSNNESYKFKDNTDFKVYCTDENCDNDFDNISAGCLYLFNEFFKNSSVFESVAKSNINIVDYIIIWLSYMLNFNRMGEHDSIEPFYKIYINNDDTDNKYNEKINDVTAYESYKDLIDKKQNLMSIYIKDMPKFYDAFILLCEMYSELETNSNCDNYLEKAKRFVEKYDELNEDYNNGKGSPYNQLLSTLSNDYYNLKSICNDFPSLPTYSRKLIIKRTLIPISFIFVVVSIFLGIAYKYSLLGFRKRSQKQCLREKIKNIKKKMTNNIC; from the exons atgaataagcaagtg TGTGAAAAGTTCAAGAATTTAACGGCGAATTTAGAATATGATTCGAATAATGAAAGCtataaatttaaagataatacAGATTTCAAAGTGTACTGTACTGACGAAAATTGTGATAAtgattttgataatattagtgctggatgtttatatttgtttaatgAATTCTTTAAGAATTCTTCTGTATTTGAGTCTGTTGCAAAAAGTAacatcaatattgttgattatattatcatatggttaagttatatgttaaacttTAACAGAATGGGAGAACACGACAGTATAGAgcctttttataaaatatatataaataatgatgatacaGATAATAAGTATAATGAGAAAATAAATGATGTTACTGCTTATGAGAgttataaggatcttatagataaaaaacaaaatttgatgagcatttatattaaagatatgcctaaattttatgatgcatttatattattatgtgaaatGTATAGTGAACTTGAAACAAATTCAAATTGCGATAATTATTTAGAAAAAGCTAAAAGGtttgttgaaaaatatgatgaactTAATGAAgattataataatggtaAAGGTAGCCCCTATAATCAATTATTatctacattatcaaatgattattataatttaaaaagtaTATGTAATGATTTTCCATCACTTCCAACATATTCAcgaaaattaataataaaaaggacACTAATTCcaatttcatttatatttgttgtaGTATCAATTTTCTTGGGGATTgcatataag tattcgttacttggatttcggaaacgatctcaaaagcaatgtttaagagaaaaaataaaaaatataaagaagaaaatgacaaataatatatgttaa
- a CDS encoding PIR protein has product MSKELCSLINAADNNFVDDPNNPREDTSTGLFNSYCPYNNCDTDDNKVSSTFITLLKFFEGISDEHLEGDKLAEYAILWLSYRLNQKKENGTTILNDFYTNNVETNSNYDEVINANSDSGSKIKKDVIYKKIKSTNIDIKDISNFYDALKSLCNMYSEIDPEDYECNKCLENAGELFEKYEKLKNALDINKGSFYLQLLSSLSNDYKNFEKKYNVKCNNGSPLVACPRSSVTKNIIITIAIIFVAVSILLGVSYKYSLFGFRKRFKKQHLREKLKK; this is encoded by the exons ATGTCTAAGGAATTG tGTAGTCTAATTAATGCGgctgataataattttgttgaTGATCCGAACAACCCGAGAGAAGATACTTCTACGGGTTTGTTTAATTCGTATTGCCCTTATAATAACTGTGATACTGATGACAACAAAGTTAGTTCTACTTTTATAACATTACTAAAATTTTTTGAGGGTATTAGTGATGAACATTTAGAGGGTGATAAACTTGCTGAATATgctattttatggttaagttatagactaaatcaaaaaaaagaaaatggaaCGACCATATTAAacgatttttatactaaTAATGTAGAAACAAATAGTAATTATGATGAGGTAATAAATGCTAATAGTGATAGTGGTAGTAAGATTAAAAAGgatgttatatataaaaaaataaaatcgacGAATAtcgatattaaagatatatctaatttttatgatgcacttaaatcattatgtaataTGTATAGTGAAATTGATCCAGAAGACTACGAATGCAATAAATGTTTAGAAAATGCTGGAGAATtgtttgaaaaatatgaaaaacttaaaaatgctttagatattaataaagggAGTTTTTATTTACAACTATTATCtagtttatcaaatgattataaaaattttgaaaaaaaatataatgttaaaTGTAATAATGGCTCACCACTTGTAGCTTGTCCACGAAGTTcagtaacaaaaaatataataattacaattgcaattatatttgttgcagtatcaattttattgggagtttcttataag tattcgttatttggatttcggaaacgatttaaaaaacaacatttaagagaaaagctaaaaaaataa
- a CDS encoding PIR protein, with product MADRLCNNFDTLWKIFPDELNNSGNYNFPNGLFKKYCSSEKCEGDVNIVNAGCLWLFNEFFGKTGTSSYHDVYKDVTMCIMIWLSYKLSLKTFNNITTLKDFYSNYIENNKEYTKDKLNDETYSSYKEIIDEIKEYMNIDIINISKFYKLLKLLCDMNTSYKNNNSSKISEDGNKFVDEYQKLFDDDNNNGDNSYNKVLLVLSNWYNNFGKGTRYNNTSINLTPLPTKKTPKKDNVESSKETKTTESSNEAGKSDIATITLSQNTALSDSSLVSKLIIVLSIFGAIAIFLGISYKYSLFGFRKRSQKHLREKLKK from the exons ATGGCTGACCGTttg TGCAATAATTTTGATACTTTGTGGAAGATTTTTCCCGATGAATTGAATAATTCtggaaattataattttccaaaTGGATTATTTAAGAAATATTGTTCTAGTGAAAAATGCGAGGGTGATGTCAATATAGTTAACGCTGGTTGTTTATGGttatttaatgaattttTCGGTAAAACTGGTACTTCATCGTATCATGATGTTTATAAGGATGTGACTATGtgtattatgatatggttaagttataaattAAGTCTAAAGACATTTAATAACATCACCACATTAAAGGATTTTTATTCtaattatatagaaaataacaAAGAGTACACTAAGGATAAACTTAATGATGAAACGTATAGCAGTTATAAGGAAATCATAGATGAAATAAAggaatatatgaatattgatattattaatatttctaaattttataaattacttaaattattatgtgatATGAATACttcttataaaaataataatagtagcaAAATTTCAGAAGATGGTAATAAATTTGTTGATGAATATCAAAAACTTtttgatgatgataataataatggtgaCAATTCGTACAATAAAGTATTACTTGTTTTATCCAATtggtataataattttggaAAAGGCACTcgttataataatacatcAATAAATCTTACTCCATTACCAACAAAAAAAACACCCAAAAAAGATAATGTAGAAAGTTCTAAAGAAACTAAAACAACTGAATCCTCGAATGAAGCAGGAAAATCAGATATTGCAACGATAACTCTAAGTCAAAATACTGCATTATCAGATTCATCACTAGTAAGTAAATTAAttatagttttatcgatatttggtgcaatagcaatttttttaggaatttcttataag tattcgttatttggatttcggaaacgatctcaaaaacatttaagagaaaagctaaaaaaataa
- a CDS encoding PIR protein produces the protein MDNTMCRRFDTLRNYFPDDLNSHTSKDINDLGSIKNYCSNGESGETNCKTYLDKINAGFLWLFDQLFVKNQISDINIAEYIIIWLSYMLNLKKESEITKLNDFYSNYIEINTHYTNCNNDRGDCSKSLKEITGYTNYKEIIDKKKELFNIDFEYMSKFYDAFKTLCNMYTEIDANDKNNKNYLDCAKKFVEKYNELNDPNNTKDNAYYQVLSTLSNYYNNFKNFCESITIDCSDIPLLPDIKTTQISEQSFETSSELSSKVTPSSSSVTNKLIPVLSIIVAIPIFLGIFYKYSLFGFRKRTKKQHLKEKIKK, from the exons atgGATAATACCATG tgtcGAAGGTTTGATACATTGAGAAACTATTTCCCCGATGACTTAAACAGCCATACAAGTAAAGATATTAATGATTTAGGGAGCATTAAGAATTATTGCTCTAATGGAGAATCAGGGGAAACAAACTGTAAGACTTATctcgataaaataaatgctgGATTTTTATGGTTGTTTGACCAATTGTTTGTGAAAAATCAAATAAGTGATATCAATATTGCTGAATACATTatcatatggttaagttatatgttaaacctaaaAAAAGAAAGCGAAATCACCAAATTAAACGATTTTTATAGTAATTATATAGAAATTAATACACATTATACTAATTGTAATAATGATCGTGGAGATTGCAGTAAGtcattaaaagaaataacgggatatacaaattataaggaaatcatagataaaaaaaaagaattgtTCAATATTGATTTTGAGtatatgtctaaattttatgatgcatttaaaacattatgtaacatgtataCTGAAATTGATGCAAAcgacaaaaataataagaattATTTAGATTGTGCTAAAaaatttgttgaaaaatataatgaacttAACGATCCTAATAATACTAAAGATAACGCATATTATCAAGTATTGTCTACtttatcaaattattataataattttaaaaatttttgtGAAAGTATTACCATTGATTGTAGCGATATTCCGCTACTTCCAGATATAAAAACAACACAAATTTCTGAACAGAGTTTTGAAACGAGTTCTGAACTGAGTTCTAAAGTTACaccatcaagttcgtcggtaacaaacaaattaattccagttttatcgataatTGTTGCAATACCAATATTCTTgggaattttttataag tattcattatttggatttcggaaacgaaccaaaaaacaacatttaaaagaaaagataaaaaaataa
- a CDS encoding PIR protein, translating to MNDDLCGKINFLRMHLPDELSGNAKIEFNKIKDFQKYCSNKSCNTELEQITIGFLWLLGEYFTEYPTKGGVIEYNKPFFLYIILWLSYKLNQNREKTFTSINDFYTNHVKNGGKYSNFNSDSFRFTSIDEFIEGHKDLLNINIKDLSEFYDASKLICNMYGNAAQNQTGNILSNNVNDFASQYTELNNKYKDKGTPHSKILSALSTDYNNIKGKRKDYQTLPEITEFSALASKYGVTSSSSSIGNKLFTVLSIFGAIAFFLGISYKYSLFGFRKRAQKQHLREKIKKIKKKMNH from the exons ATGAATGATGATCTA TgtggaaaaataaattttttgagGATGCATTTACCCGATGAATTAAGTGGAAACGCAAAAATTgaatttaacaaaattaaagaTTTCCAAAAGTACTGCTCTAATAAAAGCTGCAATACTGAACTCGAACAGATTACGATTGGATTTTTATGGTTACTTGGAGAATATTTTACTGAATACCCGACTAAAGGTGGTGTTATAGAGTATAATAAAccattttttctatatattattttatggttaagttacaAATTAAATCAGAACAGAGAGAAAACATTCACCTCAATAAacgatttttatactaaTCATGTAAAAAATGGTGGTAAATATAGTAATTTTAATAGTGATTCCTTTAGATTTACAAGTATTGATGAATTCATAGAGGGACATAAAGATCTGttgaatattaatattaaagatCTTTCtgaattttatgatgcatccAAATTAATATGTAATATGTATGGTAATGCTGCACAGAACCAGACAGGCAACATACTGTCAAATAATGTGAATGATTTTGCTAGCCAATATACAGAGttaaacaataaatataaagataaaGGTACCCCGCATAGTAAAATATTGTCTGCtttatcaactgattataataatataaaagggAAACGTAAAGATTATCAAACGCTTCCAGAGATAACAGAATTTTCTGCACTAGCATCTAAATATGGAgttacatcatcaagttcgtcgataggaaacaaattatttacagttttatcgatatttggtgcaatagcattttttttaggaatatcttataag tattcgttatttggatttcggaaacgagctcaaaaacaacatttaagagaaaaaataaaaaaaataaagaagaaaatgaatcattaa
- a CDS encoding PIR protein yields the protein MDADICKRFKNVREWLPDQLYRNREFQVNDKHLNEYCTNKCEDPLDKISAGCLYLLNEFFKDDSAFDGVAKNNIYIVQYILIWLSYMLNLDKNEDHNIIDNFYNTYIKDSGKYTNNMQYIGRYKGYKDLIDGNNYFLSMDMSIISKLYDTFNTLCEMYNDIYTNNSNCAEYSEKASQFVETYKKNIIDHNITEDKPYFHVFLTLLIDYANLKNKCENFPYIPYITNIISEHVSEVTSSSSIVSKLIPILSILVAIAIFLGISYKYSLFGFRKRVQKQYLREKIKNIKNRMNR from the exons ATGGATGCCGATAta tgtaaaaGGTTCAAGAATGTAAGGGAATGGCTTCCCGATCAATTGTACAGAAACAGAGAGTTTCAAGTTAATGATAAACATCTCAATGAATATTGTACTAATAAATGCGAAGATCCTCTCGATAAAATTagtgctggatgtttatatttgcttAATGAATTCTTTAAGGATGATTCTGCGTTCGATGGGGTTGCAAAAAATAACATCTATATTGTTCAATACattttgatatggttaagttatatgttaaacctgGACAAAAATGAAGACCATAACATTAtagataatttttataatacatacatAAAGGATAGTGGTAAGTATACTAATAATATGCAATATATTGGTCGTTATAAAGgttataaggatcttatagatggaaataattattttttaagtatggATATGAgcattatatctaaattatatgatacATTTAATACATTATGTGAGATgtataatgatatttatacaaACAACTCAAATTGTGCGGAATATTCCGAAAAAGCTAGTCAATTTGttgaaacatataaaaaaaatatcatagATCATAACATTACTGAAGATAAGCCCTATTTTCATGTATTTCTTACTTTATTAATTGATTACgctaatttaaaaaataaatgtgaaaATTTCCCATACATTCCATATATAACAAACATAATTTCTGAACATGTTTCTGAAGTtacatcaagttcgtcgatagtaagcaaattaattccaattttatcgatattagttgcaatagcaatttttttaggaatttcttataag tattcattatttggatttcggaaacgagttcaaaaacaatatttaagagaaaaaataaaaaatataaagaatagAATGAATCGTTAa
- a CDS encoding PIR protein produces the protein MDKQVFNNFIYVMKNLEYDSNNKKYQFKEDTHFKKYCTGDCDNDLDKINAGCLYFFNAFFGSSDLFNSVAKGNINIVDYIILWLNYMLSLKENQAKNSLNHFYTTFINNEGYKNTINYIEGYNNYKGLIDKNHNLKNTDMDSNIISELYDAFKLLCEMYSEFDGSTSNCTKYSGKADNFVEKYNKLNKNSNNTDDSSYKQILCTLSSDYDNLKNKCRSFRSLPEITKKCSAQMSGVTSSSSSIANKLFIVLSIFGAIGIFLGISYKYSLFGFRKRFKKQQIREKIKNIKKKINQ, from the exons ATGGATAAGCAAGTg tttaaTAACTTCATTTATGTAATGAAGAATTTAGAATATGATtcgaataataaaaaatatcaatttaAAGAAGATACACATTTCAAAAAGTATTGTACTGGTGATTGTGATAATGATCTCGACaaaattaatgctggatgtttatatttttttaatgccTTTTTTGGGAGTTCTGATTTGTTTAATTCTGTTGCAAAAGGTAacatcaatattgttgattACATTATCTTATGGTTAAATTATATGTTAAGCCTAAAGGAAAATCAAGCAAAAAACAGTctaaatcatttttatactacatttataaataatgaagggtataaaaatactataaattatattgaggggtataataattataagggtcttatagataaaaatcACAATTTGAAGAATACGGATATGGATAGTAATATTATATCTGaattatatgatgcatttaaattattatgtgaaaTGTACTCTGAATTTGATGGAAGCACGTCAAATTGCACAAAATATTCAGGAAAAGCTGATAATTTTgtcgaaaaatataataaactaaataaaaattctaaTAATACTGATGATAGTTCATACAAACAAATATTGTGCACTTTATCAagtgattatgataatttaaaaaataaatgtcgAAGTTTTAGATCCCTTCCAGagataacaaaaaaatgttcTGCACAAATGTCTGGAgttacatcatcaagttcgtcgatagcaaacaaattatttatagttttatctatatttggtgcaataggaatttttttgggaatttcttataag tattcgttatttggatttcggaaacgatttaaaaaacaacaaataagagaaaaaataaaaaatataaagaagaaaataaatcaataa